A single Corticium candelabrum chromosome 12, ooCorCand1.1, whole genome shotgun sequence DNA region contains:
- the LOC134188132 gene encoding uncharacterized protein LOC134188132, producing the protein MMQYLGTAQTVASEFRDVLEWIETQSEEIVAVIARANVILGQNNALPVDHATVARLRELVSVLEQCYRLLGRYKLHVVECSRLGHDPPAQLLREQIEGGRCDVMLARQFIEDFQEKVIVIQEINLEVNSVDCTRAAKMAQKEVGKLEDTEKRMRSRKIDSQACRAVGRLGAVIMGAMVVLPAVSIPVTAVAVGAVSWAGLEISTHKVIKTIARVLSLLKELKNFFVSLHHGIRLSQSTFHELDEWHHRANAELRLLDYDVQDSDIGQEYRGYAIADNLSELLDLLTLS; encoded by the coding sequence ATGATGCAATATCTCGGAACGGCTCAAACAGTCGCCAGCGAATTCAGAGACGTGCTCGAGTGGATCGAAACTCAATCGGAAGAAATCGTTGCAGTCATAGCTCGTGCAAACGTCATCCTAGGCCAGAATAATGCTCTGCCAGTAGACCACGCGACTGTCGCACGACTCAGAGAGCTGGTGAGCGTTCTCGAGCAATGCTACCGTCTTCTTGGTAGATACAAGCTGCACGTTGTAGAGTGCAGTAGACTAGGACACGATCCACCAGCACAACTACTTCGTGAACAAATCGAAGGAGGACGCTGTGACGTCATGTTGGCCAGACAATTTATTGAGGATTTCCAGGAAAAAGTGATTGTGatacaggaaataaatttagAAGTTAATAGTGTTGATTGCACTAGAGCCGCAAAAATGGCTCAAAAAGAAGTCGGAAAATTGGAAGATACGGAAAAGCGCATGCGCAGCAGGAAGATAGATAGTCAAGCATGCAGGGCAGTTGGTCGACTTGGTGCAGTCATAATGGGAGCAATGGTAGTATTGCCAGCTGTTAGTATTCCAGTCACGGCTGTAGCTGTAGGTGCAGTGAGTTGGGCAGGTTTGGAAATATCAACTCACAAAGTGATCAAAACGATTGCCCGTGTTCTTTCATTGCTGAAAGAGTTGAAAAACTTCTTTGTGTCTTTACACCACGGGATTCGGCTTTCACAGTCTACCTTTCATGAGCTCGATGAGTGGCATCACCGAGCGAATGCTGAACTACGTTTGCTGGATTATGATGTACAAGACTCTGACATTGGTCAAGAGTATAGAGGTTATGCAATTGCAGACAACTTGAGTGAGTTGCTGGATCTTCTGACTTTATCTTGA
- the LOC134188088 gene encoding uncharacterized protein LOC134188088: MSAVEQTENYEEKGDMLMCTASARKQQVSPCLANLNEASNALTHLSSAVESIISPCSSLELSLRQLGEKTEDMPASCRLRLDEVECDLSCWKEVRDTFRLQSRRYWDVGVGKLSEEARKQLDLNEKIESELVIVFLRHCVSRLNAVNETTLRWKETKTFQCLESNIKEIVNEIEGYRASGMKSWYNPFYEFANNFFENLCTVTQVIETDVDTSEDEVQVQSDIEEKTESLVSLLARIRKLIVTLNSATSEVLTCWDVIRSENERESNLDDFEGDLFLTTFRSFLDKLVSSGSLPCVESTIT; this comes from the exons ATGAGTGCGGTAGAACAAACTGAAAACTACGAAGAGAAAG GTGACATGCTTATGTGCACCGCTAGCGCTCGTAAGCAGCAGGTGTCTCCTTGCTTGGCGAATCTCAACGAAGCAAGCAATGCTCTCACCCATCTTTCTTCCGCGGTCGAAAGCATCATCAGTCCTTGTTCGAGTCTCGAATTATCGTTACGTCAACTTGGAGAAAAGACGGAAGACATGCCGGCATCATGCCGATTGCGTCTTGACGAAGTTGAGTGCGATCTGTCATGTTGGAAGGAGGTGAGAGACACTTTTCGACTTCAGTCACGTCGCTACTGGGACGTGGGAGTCGGAAAACTGTCAGAAGAAGCGAGGAAGCAGCTTGATCTAAACGAAAAAATCGAGAGCGAGCTTGTCATCGTTTTCCTCCGTCATTGTGTTAGCCGCTTGAATGCGGTAAACGAAACAACATTGAGATGGAAAGAAACGAAAACATTTCAATGTTTAGAGTCAAATATCAAAGAGATAGTAAATGAGATCGAGGGATATCGAGCCAGTGGCATGAAGTCTTGGTACAACCCTTTCTACGAATTTGCAaacaatttttttgaaaatttgtGTACAGTGACACAAGTGATTGAGACAGATGTAGATACGAGTGAAGATGAAGTGCAAGTACAGTCTGATATTGAAGAGAAGACTGAAAGTCTGGTTTCCTTACTTGCTCGTATTCGTAAATTAATAGTGACTCTCAACAGTGCAACATCTGAAGTACTGACCTGCTGGGACGTCATTCGGTCAGAAAATGAAAGAGAATCAAATTTGGATGACTTTGAAGGAGATCTATTTCTTACAACATTCAGATCGTTTCTTGATAAACTGGTATCATCAGGAAGTCTCCCATGTGTTGAATCTACAATTACTTGA
- the LOC134188089 gene encoding uncharacterized protein LOC134188089, which translates to MESAKACFQDILLFLDHVSSAGETIADIMSELSPEQAVAQMRFTELQHMLNSCRETAQTARKQFERLASLGTGELAREARQQIENDSLDSQLVQVMVRHARQRLSDIKATKERLAGLGAAGGMSVAMVYAESLLGKGQQAQMLVKGAFLVGIVSGVAMIALFIPGVRCFFPLIGKGIVSPAAVQVVLGFLSAGGFAISDALEEKVEKLVDQLKQLAGGFQELHKNLSKVTQEIAILVEKTETCKGDMALLQPEPSATRNKYESMGVIEAMRSFLDDLEQLKPKADATDD; encoded by the coding sequence ATGGAGTCAGCTAAAGCATGTTTTCAAGATATTCTCTTGTTTCTTGATCATGTTAGCTCTGCTGGTGAAACTATTGCAGACATTATGTCAGAACTGTCGCCTGAACAAGCTGTGGCTCAGATGCGGTTTACTGAGCTGCAACATATGCTGAATTCTTGTCGTGAGACAGCACAAACTGCTAGGAAGCAGTTTGAGAGACTTGCAAGTCTTGGTACTGGTGAACTAGCACGTGAGGCAAGGCAACAAATTGAGAATGATTCATTAGATAGTCAGCTAGTGCAAGTGATGGTAAGGCATGCTCGTCAAAGACTGAGTGATATCAAGGCAACCAAAGAGAGACTCGCTGGTTTGGGTGCAGCTGGAGGCATGTCTGTAGCAATGGTATATGCAGAGTCCTTGTTGGGTAAAGGCCAGCAAGCTCAAATGCTAGTGAAAGGAGCATTTCTTGTTGGGATTGTGAGTGGGGTTGCTATGATTGCTTTGTTCATTCCTGGAGTAAGATGTTTTTTTCCTCTGATCGGAAAAGGAATTGTTTCTCCCGCAGCTGTTCAAGTTGTTTTGGGATTTCTCAGTGCTGGAGGATTTGCAATCAGTGATGCGTTAGAAGAGAAAGTTGAGAAACTTGTAGATCAACTAAAACAACTGGCAGGTGGTTTTCAAGAGCTGCACAAGAACCTGAGCAAAGTTACTCAAGAGATTGCTATCCTAGTTGAGAAAACCGAAACTTGTAAGGGTGACATGGCTTTGTTGCAGCCAGAACCCtctgcaacaagaaacaagtATGAAAGTATGGGAGTTATAGAAGCCATGAGGTCATTCCTTGACGATCTAGAACAGCTCAAGCCTAAGGCAGATGCAACTGATGACTGA